Proteins from one Salmo salar chromosome ssa29, Ssal_v3.1, whole genome shotgun sequence genomic window:
- the mak gene encoding serine/threonine-protein kinase MAK isoform X2 produces the protein MNRYTQLKQLGDGTYGSVLMGKNNESGELVAIKRMKRKFYSWEECMNLREVKSLKKLNHANVVKLKEVIRENDHLYFVFEYMKENLYQLMKDRNKLFPESAIRNISFQIFQGLSFIHKHGFFHRDMKPENLLCMGPELVKIADFGLAREIRSRPPYTDYVSTRWYRAPEVLLRSSIYSSPIDMWAVGCIMAELYTLRPLFPGNSEVDEIFKICQVLGTVKKSDWPEGYQLASAMNFRFPQCVPTHLKTLIPNASTEAIALMKDLLMWDPKKRPTAVQALRYPYFQVGQVLGPRPGSEIRKATVRTQSRGSSEPKGELQSSSADSSAWTSQDNHPKASSRHHQAPQQPLQQTDHQIDQTSPHGQVTNSNTKPSVVVGTGSENSAAVGLKSGRRRWGQTVVKATESWDESELSENSVSHSKKPSLGSEEEKGPKDHSNPQCKEQKPIYSFSTVTKLPSNIKKGQMDSSLPGSSARQHYLSQSRYLPGLIGKNSVDKEPSGPTLRDLWDNSTNVNSKPLGPIGAGLSVTRVNAEDTDNPSDKSTDKSVLKERIPDSAKGNFVSTKYNLSGGYVPSFQKKEVGSVGQRIQLAPLAGQHTIDLATPDNKNVKPKPSKTKSTSTMPMSENTEDYDGWKRRADKPQMKGQDYSALGKTSGNLLTRGPPVQPVHGRVDWASKYGGNR, from the exons ATGAATCGCTACACGCAGCTGAAGCAGTTGGGAGATGGCACTTATGGCAGCGTGCTGATGGGGAAAAACAACGAGTCGGGAGAACTGGTGGCCATCAAGAG AATGAAGAGGAAGTTTTATTCGTGGGAAGAGTGCATGAATCTGAGAGAAGTAAAG TCCCTGAAGAAGCTGAATCATGCCAACGTGGTGAAGTTAAAGGAAGTCATCAGAGAAAACGACCACCTGTACTTTGTCTTTGAATACATGAAAGAAAATCTCTATCAGCTCATGAAGGACAG AAATAAATTGTTCCCTGAATCAGCGATCAGAAACATAAGCTTTCagatatttcaaggcctatcatTTATCCATAAACATG GATTCTTCCACCGGGATATGAAACCTGAAAACCTGCTCTGCATGGGCCCAGAGCTAGTCAAGATAGCCGACTTTGGATTGGCCAGAGAGATCCGCTCCCGCCCCCCATATACGGACTACGTGTCCACAAGATG GTATCGTGCCCCAGAGGTGCTGCTCAGGTCGTCCATCTACAGCTCTCCCATAGACATGTGGGCAGTGGGCTGCATCATGGCTGAGCTCTACACACTTAGGCCTCTGTTCCCCGGGAACAGCGAGGTGGACGAGATCTTCAAGATCTGCCAGGTTCTGGGGACAGTCAAGAAG TCTGACTGGCCGGAAGGATACCAGCTTGCCTCAGCCATGAACTTCCGCTTCCCTCAGTGTGTGCCCACCCACCTGAAGACCCTCATCCCCAACGCCAGCACAGAGGCCATCGCCCTGATGAAGGACCTGCTCATGTGGGACCCTAAGAAAAGACCCACGGCCGTGCAG GCTCTGCGGTACCCTTACTTCCAGGTGGGTCAGGTGTTGGGGCCTCGGCCCGGGAGTGAGATACGCAAGGCCACGGTGAGGACTCAATCCCGAGGCTCATCAGAGCCCAAAGGTGAGCTGCAGTCGTCTTCAGCAGACTCCTCTGCCTGGACGTCTCAGGACAACCACCCCAAAGCTTCCAGCAGACACCACCAGGCCCCCCAACAGCCCCTCcagcagacagaccatcagattgACCAGACATCTCCACATGGCCAAGTCACTAACTCCAACACA AAGCCATCTGTCGTGGTGGGGACTGGGAGTGAGAACAGTGCAGCGGTGGGTCTGAAGAGCGGGCGGAGGCGCTGGGGCCAGACAGTGGTAAAGGCAACAGAGAGCTGGGATGAGTCAGAACTTTCTGAGAACTCCGTGTCCCACTCCAAGAAACCCAGCCTGGGCTCAGAGGAGGAGAAGGGCCCCAAGGACCATAGTAATCCGCA ATGCAAAGAGCAAAAACCGATATACTCCTTCAGCACTGTTACTAAGTTACCAAGCAATATTAAGAAGGGCCAAATGGACTCCAGTCTCCCGGGCTCCTCAGCCAGACAACATTACCTTAGTCAATCAAGATATCTGCCTG GGTTGATCGGCAAGAACTCTGTAGACAAGGAGCCCAGTGGGCCGACACTCCGAGATCTGTGGGACAACTCCACCAATGTCAACAGTAAACCCCTCGGCCCCATTGGAGCGGGTTTGTCCGTCACCAGAGTCAACGCAG AAGACACTGATAACCCTTCTGATAAATCTACGGATAAATCTGTTCTAAAAGAAAGAATACCTGATTCAGCTAAAG GAAACTTTGTCAGTACAAAGTATAATCTGTCCGGAGGTTATGTTCCCTCCTTTCAGAAGAAAGAGGTCGGCTCTGTGGGTCAAAGGATCCAGCTTGCTCCTCTTGCCGGCCAGCACACAA TTGATCTTGCTACTCCTGATAACAAAAATGTCAAACCAAAACCTTCAAAGACAAAGTCCACCTCCACCATGCCCATGAGTGAAAACACTGAAG ATTATGACGGCTGGAAAAGGAGGGCGGACAAGCCTCAAATGAAAGGCCAGGACTACTCTGCCCTGGGGAAAACCTCTGGCAACCTTCTGACTAGAGGTCCACCTGTACAGCCAGTCCATGGGAGGGTAGACTGGGCATCCAAGTACGGAGGCAATCGGTAG
- the mak gene encoding serine/threonine-protein kinase MAK isoform X7 — MNRYTQLKQLGDGTYGSVLMGKNNESGELVAIKRMKRKFYSWEECMNLREVKSLKKLNHANVVKLKEVIRENDHLYFVFEYMKENLYQLMKDRENKMFTENEIRNIMFQVLSGMAFVHKHGFFHRDMKPENLLCMGPELVKIADFGLAREIRSRPPYTDYVSTRWYRAPEVLLRSSIYSSPIDMWAVGCIMAELYTLRPLFPGNSEVDEIFKICQVLGTVKKSDWPEGYQLASAMNFRFPQCVPTHLKTLIPNASTEAIALMKDLLMWDPKKRPTAVQALRYPYFQVGQVLGPRPGSEIRKATVRTQSRGSSEPKGELQSSSADSSAWTSQDNHPKASSRHHQAPQQPLQQTDHQIDQTSPHGQVTNSNTKPSVVVGTGSENSAAVGLKSGRRRWGQTVVKATESWDESELSENSVSHSKKPSLGSEEEKGPKDHSNPQCKEQKPIYSFSTVTKLPSNIKKGQMDSSLPGSSARQHYLSQSRYLPGLIGKNSVDKEPSGPTLRDLWDNSTNVNSKPLGPIGAGLSVTRVNAGNFVSTKYNLSGGYVPSFQKKEVGSVGQRIQLAPLAGQHTNYDGWKRRADKPQMKGQDYSALGKTSGNLLTRGPPVQPVHGRVDWASKYGGNR; from the exons ATGAATCGCTACACGCAGCTGAAGCAGTTGGGAGATGGCACTTATGGCAGCGTGCTGATGGGGAAAAACAACGAGTCGGGAGAACTGGTGGCCATCAAGAG AATGAAGAGGAAGTTTTATTCGTGGGAAGAGTGCATGAATCTGAGAGAAGTAAAG TCCCTGAAGAAGCTGAATCATGCCAACGTGGTGAAGTTAAAGGAAGTCATCAGAGAAAACGACCACCTGTACTTTGTCTTTGAATACATGAAAGAAAATCTCTATCAGCTCATGAAGGACAG GGAAAATAAGATGTTCACTGAGAATGAAATTAGGAACATCATGTTCCAAGTGCTGTCTGGTATGGCGTTTGTGCACAAGCATG GATTCTTCCACCGGGATATGAAACCTGAAAACCTGCTCTGCATGGGCCCAGAGCTAGTCAAGATAGCCGACTTTGGATTGGCCAGAGAGATCCGCTCCCGCCCCCCATATACGGACTACGTGTCCACAAGATG GTATCGTGCCCCAGAGGTGCTGCTCAGGTCGTCCATCTACAGCTCTCCCATAGACATGTGGGCAGTGGGCTGCATCATGGCTGAGCTCTACACACTTAGGCCTCTGTTCCCCGGGAACAGCGAGGTGGACGAGATCTTCAAGATCTGCCAGGTTCTGGGGACAGTCAAGAAG TCTGACTGGCCGGAAGGATACCAGCTTGCCTCAGCCATGAACTTCCGCTTCCCTCAGTGTGTGCCCACCCACCTGAAGACCCTCATCCCCAACGCCAGCACAGAGGCCATCGCCCTGATGAAGGACCTGCTCATGTGGGACCCTAAGAAAAGACCCACGGCCGTGCAG GCTCTGCGGTACCCTTACTTCCAGGTGGGTCAGGTGTTGGGGCCTCGGCCCGGGAGTGAGATACGCAAGGCCACGGTGAGGACTCAATCCCGAGGCTCATCAGAGCCCAAAGGTGAGCTGCAGTCGTCTTCAGCAGACTCCTCTGCCTGGACGTCTCAGGACAACCACCCCAAAGCTTCCAGCAGACACCACCAGGCCCCCCAACAGCCCCTCcagcagacagaccatcagattgACCAGACATCTCCACATGGCCAAGTCACTAACTCCAACACA AAGCCATCTGTCGTGGTGGGGACTGGGAGTGAGAACAGTGCAGCGGTGGGTCTGAAGAGCGGGCGGAGGCGCTGGGGCCAGACAGTGGTAAAGGCAACAGAGAGCTGGGATGAGTCAGAACTTTCTGAGAACTCCGTGTCCCACTCCAAGAAACCCAGCCTGGGCTCAGAGGAGGAGAAGGGCCCCAAGGACCATAGTAATCCGCA ATGCAAAGAGCAAAAACCGATATACTCCTTCAGCACTGTTACTAAGTTACCAAGCAATATTAAGAAGGGCCAAATGGACTCCAGTCTCCCGGGCTCCTCAGCCAGACAACATTACCTTAGTCAATCAAGATATCTGCCTG GGTTGATCGGCAAGAACTCTGTAGACAAGGAGCCCAGTGGGCCGACACTCCGAGATCTGTGGGACAACTCCACCAATGTCAACAGTAAACCCCTCGGCCCCATTGGAGCGGGTTTGTCCGTCACCAGAGTCAACGCAG GAAACTTTGTCAGTACAAAGTATAATCTGTCCGGAGGTTATGTTCCCTCCTTTCAGAAGAAAGAGGTCGGCTCTGTGGGTCAAAGGATCCAGCTTGCTCCTCTTGCCGGCCAGCACACAA ATTATGACGGCTGGAAAAGGAGGGCGGACAAGCCTCAAATGAAAGGCCAGGACTACTCTGCCCTGGGGAAAACCTCTGGCAACCTTCTGACTAGAGGTCCACCTGTACAGCCAGTCCATGGGAGGGTAGACTGGGCATCCAAGTACGGAGGCAATCGGTAG
- the mak gene encoding serine/threonine-protein kinase MAK isoform X1 translates to MNRYTQLKQLGDGTYGSVLMGKNNESGELVAIKRMKRKFYSWEECMNLREVKSLKKLNHANVVKLKEVIRENDHLYFVFEYMKENLYQLMKDRENKMFTENEIRNIMFQVLSGMAFVHKHGFFHRDMKPENLLCMGPELVKIADFGLAREIRSRPPYTDYVSTRWYRAPEVLLRSSIYSSPIDMWAVGCIMAELYTLRPLFPGNSEVDEIFKICQVLGTVKKSDWPEGYQLASAMNFRFPQCVPTHLKTLIPNASTEAIALMKDLLMWDPKKRPTAVQALRYPYFQVGQVLGPRPGSEIRKATVRTQSRGSSEPKGELQSSSADSSAWTSQDNHPKASSRHHQAPQQPLQQTDHQIDQTSPHGQVTNSNTKPSVVVGTGSENSAAVGLKSGRRRWGQTVVKATESWDESELSENSVSHSKKPSLGSEEEKGPKDHSNPQCKEQKPIYSFSTVTKLPSNIKKGQMDSSLPGSSARQHYLSQSRYLPGLIGKNSVDKEPSGPTLRDLWDNSTNVNSKPLGPIGAGLSVTRVNAEDTDNPSDKSTDKSVLKERIPDSAKGNFVSTKYNLSGGYVPSFQKKEVGSVGQRIQLAPLAGQHTIDLATPDNKNVKPKPSKTKSTSTMPMSENTEDYDGWKRRADKPQMKGQDYSALGKTSGNLLTRGPPVQPVHGRVDWASKYGGNR, encoded by the exons ATGAATCGCTACACGCAGCTGAAGCAGTTGGGAGATGGCACTTATGGCAGCGTGCTGATGGGGAAAAACAACGAGTCGGGAGAACTGGTGGCCATCAAGAG AATGAAGAGGAAGTTTTATTCGTGGGAAGAGTGCATGAATCTGAGAGAAGTAAAG TCCCTGAAGAAGCTGAATCATGCCAACGTGGTGAAGTTAAAGGAAGTCATCAGAGAAAACGACCACCTGTACTTTGTCTTTGAATACATGAAAGAAAATCTCTATCAGCTCATGAAGGACAG GGAAAATAAGATGTTCACTGAGAATGAAATTAGGAACATCATGTTCCAAGTGCTGTCTGGTATGGCGTTTGTGCACAAGCATG GATTCTTCCACCGGGATATGAAACCTGAAAACCTGCTCTGCATGGGCCCAGAGCTAGTCAAGATAGCCGACTTTGGATTGGCCAGAGAGATCCGCTCCCGCCCCCCATATACGGACTACGTGTCCACAAGATG GTATCGTGCCCCAGAGGTGCTGCTCAGGTCGTCCATCTACAGCTCTCCCATAGACATGTGGGCAGTGGGCTGCATCATGGCTGAGCTCTACACACTTAGGCCTCTGTTCCCCGGGAACAGCGAGGTGGACGAGATCTTCAAGATCTGCCAGGTTCTGGGGACAGTCAAGAAG TCTGACTGGCCGGAAGGATACCAGCTTGCCTCAGCCATGAACTTCCGCTTCCCTCAGTGTGTGCCCACCCACCTGAAGACCCTCATCCCCAACGCCAGCACAGAGGCCATCGCCCTGATGAAGGACCTGCTCATGTGGGACCCTAAGAAAAGACCCACGGCCGTGCAG GCTCTGCGGTACCCTTACTTCCAGGTGGGTCAGGTGTTGGGGCCTCGGCCCGGGAGTGAGATACGCAAGGCCACGGTGAGGACTCAATCCCGAGGCTCATCAGAGCCCAAAGGTGAGCTGCAGTCGTCTTCAGCAGACTCCTCTGCCTGGACGTCTCAGGACAACCACCCCAAAGCTTCCAGCAGACACCACCAGGCCCCCCAACAGCCCCTCcagcagacagaccatcagattgACCAGACATCTCCACATGGCCAAGTCACTAACTCCAACACA AAGCCATCTGTCGTGGTGGGGACTGGGAGTGAGAACAGTGCAGCGGTGGGTCTGAAGAGCGGGCGGAGGCGCTGGGGCCAGACAGTGGTAAAGGCAACAGAGAGCTGGGATGAGTCAGAACTTTCTGAGAACTCCGTGTCCCACTCCAAGAAACCCAGCCTGGGCTCAGAGGAGGAGAAGGGCCCCAAGGACCATAGTAATCCGCA ATGCAAAGAGCAAAAACCGATATACTCCTTCAGCACTGTTACTAAGTTACCAAGCAATATTAAGAAGGGCCAAATGGACTCCAGTCTCCCGGGCTCCTCAGCCAGACAACATTACCTTAGTCAATCAAGATATCTGCCTG GGTTGATCGGCAAGAACTCTGTAGACAAGGAGCCCAGTGGGCCGACACTCCGAGATCTGTGGGACAACTCCACCAATGTCAACAGTAAACCCCTCGGCCCCATTGGAGCGGGTTTGTCCGTCACCAGAGTCAACGCAG AAGACACTGATAACCCTTCTGATAAATCTACGGATAAATCTGTTCTAAAAGAAAGAATACCTGATTCAGCTAAAG GAAACTTTGTCAGTACAAAGTATAATCTGTCCGGAGGTTATGTTCCCTCCTTTCAGAAGAAAGAGGTCGGCTCTGTGGGTCAAAGGATCCAGCTTGCTCCTCTTGCCGGCCAGCACACAA TTGATCTTGCTACTCCTGATAACAAAAATGTCAAACCAAAACCTTCAAAGACAAAGTCCACCTCCACCATGCCCATGAGTGAAAACACTGAAG ATTATGACGGCTGGAAAAGGAGGGCGGACAAGCCTCAAATGAAAGGCCAGGACTACTCTGCCCTGGGGAAAACCTCTGGCAACCTTCTGACTAGAGGTCCACCTGTACAGCCAGTCCATGGGAGGGTAGACTGGGCATCCAAGTACGGAGGCAATCGGTAG
- the mak gene encoding serine/threonine-protein kinase MAK isoform X4 — protein MNRYTQLKQLGDGTYGSVLMGKNNESGELVAIKRMKRKFYSWEECMNLREVKSLKKLNHANVVKLKEVIRENDHLYFVFEYMKENLYQLMKDRENKMFTENEIRNIMFQVLSGMAFVHKHGFFHRDMKPENLLCMGPELVKIADFGLAREIRSRPPYTDYVSTRWYRAPEVLLRSSIYSSPIDMWAVGCIMAELYTLRPLFPGNSEVDEIFKICQVLGTVKKSDWPEGYQLASAMNFRFPQCVPTHLKTLIPNASTEAIALMKDLLMWDPKKRPTAVQALRYPYFQVGQVLGPRPGSEIRKATVRTQSRGSSEPKGELQSSSADSSAWTSQDNHPKASSRHHQAPQQPLQQTDHQIDQTSPHGQVTNSNTKPSVVVGTGSENSAAVGLKSGRRRWGQTVVKATESWDESELSENSVSHSKKPSLGSEEEKGPKDHSNPQCKEQKPIYSFSTVTKLPSNIKKGQMDSSLPGSSARQHYLSQSRYLPGLIGKNSVDKEPSGPTLRDLWDNSTNVNSKPLGPIGAGLSVTRVNAEDTDNPSDKSTDKSVLKERIPDSAKGNFVSTKYNLSGGYVPSFQKKEVGSVGQRIQLAPLAGQHTNYDGWKRRADKPQMKGQDYSALGKTSGNLLTRGPPVQPVHGRVDWASKYGGNR, from the exons ATGAATCGCTACACGCAGCTGAAGCAGTTGGGAGATGGCACTTATGGCAGCGTGCTGATGGGGAAAAACAACGAGTCGGGAGAACTGGTGGCCATCAAGAG AATGAAGAGGAAGTTTTATTCGTGGGAAGAGTGCATGAATCTGAGAGAAGTAAAG TCCCTGAAGAAGCTGAATCATGCCAACGTGGTGAAGTTAAAGGAAGTCATCAGAGAAAACGACCACCTGTACTTTGTCTTTGAATACATGAAAGAAAATCTCTATCAGCTCATGAAGGACAG GGAAAATAAGATGTTCACTGAGAATGAAATTAGGAACATCATGTTCCAAGTGCTGTCTGGTATGGCGTTTGTGCACAAGCATG GATTCTTCCACCGGGATATGAAACCTGAAAACCTGCTCTGCATGGGCCCAGAGCTAGTCAAGATAGCCGACTTTGGATTGGCCAGAGAGATCCGCTCCCGCCCCCCATATACGGACTACGTGTCCACAAGATG GTATCGTGCCCCAGAGGTGCTGCTCAGGTCGTCCATCTACAGCTCTCCCATAGACATGTGGGCAGTGGGCTGCATCATGGCTGAGCTCTACACACTTAGGCCTCTGTTCCCCGGGAACAGCGAGGTGGACGAGATCTTCAAGATCTGCCAGGTTCTGGGGACAGTCAAGAAG TCTGACTGGCCGGAAGGATACCAGCTTGCCTCAGCCATGAACTTCCGCTTCCCTCAGTGTGTGCCCACCCACCTGAAGACCCTCATCCCCAACGCCAGCACAGAGGCCATCGCCCTGATGAAGGACCTGCTCATGTGGGACCCTAAGAAAAGACCCACGGCCGTGCAG GCTCTGCGGTACCCTTACTTCCAGGTGGGTCAGGTGTTGGGGCCTCGGCCCGGGAGTGAGATACGCAAGGCCACGGTGAGGACTCAATCCCGAGGCTCATCAGAGCCCAAAGGTGAGCTGCAGTCGTCTTCAGCAGACTCCTCTGCCTGGACGTCTCAGGACAACCACCCCAAAGCTTCCAGCAGACACCACCAGGCCCCCCAACAGCCCCTCcagcagacagaccatcagattgACCAGACATCTCCACATGGCCAAGTCACTAACTCCAACACA AAGCCATCTGTCGTGGTGGGGACTGGGAGTGAGAACAGTGCAGCGGTGGGTCTGAAGAGCGGGCGGAGGCGCTGGGGCCAGACAGTGGTAAAGGCAACAGAGAGCTGGGATGAGTCAGAACTTTCTGAGAACTCCGTGTCCCACTCCAAGAAACCCAGCCTGGGCTCAGAGGAGGAGAAGGGCCCCAAGGACCATAGTAATCCGCA ATGCAAAGAGCAAAAACCGATATACTCCTTCAGCACTGTTACTAAGTTACCAAGCAATATTAAGAAGGGCCAAATGGACTCCAGTCTCCCGGGCTCCTCAGCCAGACAACATTACCTTAGTCAATCAAGATATCTGCCTG GGTTGATCGGCAAGAACTCTGTAGACAAGGAGCCCAGTGGGCCGACACTCCGAGATCTGTGGGACAACTCCACCAATGTCAACAGTAAACCCCTCGGCCCCATTGGAGCGGGTTTGTCCGTCACCAGAGTCAACGCAG AAGACACTGATAACCCTTCTGATAAATCTACGGATAAATCTGTTCTAAAAGAAAGAATACCTGATTCAGCTAAAG GAAACTTTGTCAGTACAAAGTATAATCTGTCCGGAGGTTATGTTCCCTCCTTTCAGAAGAAAGAGGTCGGCTCTGTGGGTCAAAGGATCCAGCTTGCTCCTCTTGCCGGCCAGCACACAA ATTATGACGGCTGGAAAAGGAGGGCGGACAAGCCTCAAATGAAAGGCCAGGACTACTCTGCCCTGGGGAAAACCTCTGGCAACCTTCTGACTAGAGGTCCACCTGTACAGCCAGTCCATGGGAGGGTAGACTGGGCATCCAAGTACGGAGGCAATCGGTAG
- the mak gene encoding serine/threonine-protein kinase MAK isoform X3, producing the protein MNRYTQLKQLGDGTYGSVLMGKNNESGELVAIKRMKRKFYSWEECMNLREVKSLKKLNHANVVKLKEVIRENDHLYFVFEYMKENLYQLMKDRENKMFTENEIRNIMFQVLSGMAFVHKHGFFHRDMKPENLLCMGPELVKIADFGLAREIRSRPPYTDYVSTRWYRAPEVLLRSSIYSSPIDMWAVGCIMAELYTLRPLFPGNSEVDEIFKICQVLGTVKKSDWPEGYQLASAMNFRFPQCVPTHLKTLIPNASTEAIALMKDLLMWDPKKRPTAVQALRYPYFQVGQVLGPRPGSEIRKATVRTQSRGSSEPKGELQSSSADSSAWTSQDNHPKASSRHHQAPQQPLQQTDHQIDQTSPHGQVTNSNTKPSVVVGTGSENSAAVGLKSGRRRWGQTVVKATESWDESELSENSVSHSKKPSLGSEEEKGPKDHSNPQCKEQKPIYSFSTVTKLPSNIKKGQMDSSLPGSSARQHYLSQSRYLPGLIGKNSVDKEPSGPTLRDLWDNSTNVNSKPLGPIGAGLSVTRVNAGNFVSTKYNLSGGYVPSFQKKEVGSVGQRIQLAPLAGQHTIDLATPDNKNVKPKPSKTKSTSTMPMSENTEDYDGWKRRADKPQMKGQDYSALGKTSGNLLTRGPPVQPVHGRVDWASKYGGNR; encoded by the exons ATGAATCGCTACACGCAGCTGAAGCAGTTGGGAGATGGCACTTATGGCAGCGTGCTGATGGGGAAAAACAACGAGTCGGGAGAACTGGTGGCCATCAAGAG AATGAAGAGGAAGTTTTATTCGTGGGAAGAGTGCATGAATCTGAGAGAAGTAAAG TCCCTGAAGAAGCTGAATCATGCCAACGTGGTGAAGTTAAAGGAAGTCATCAGAGAAAACGACCACCTGTACTTTGTCTTTGAATACATGAAAGAAAATCTCTATCAGCTCATGAAGGACAG GGAAAATAAGATGTTCACTGAGAATGAAATTAGGAACATCATGTTCCAAGTGCTGTCTGGTATGGCGTTTGTGCACAAGCATG GATTCTTCCACCGGGATATGAAACCTGAAAACCTGCTCTGCATGGGCCCAGAGCTAGTCAAGATAGCCGACTTTGGATTGGCCAGAGAGATCCGCTCCCGCCCCCCATATACGGACTACGTGTCCACAAGATG GTATCGTGCCCCAGAGGTGCTGCTCAGGTCGTCCATCTACAGCTCTCCCATAGACATGTGGGCAGTGGGCTGCATCATGGCTGAGCTCTACACACTTAGGCCTCTGTTCCCCGGGAACAGCGAGGTGGACGAGATCTTCAAGATCTGCCAGGTTCTGGGGACAGTCAAGAAG TCTGACTGGCCGGAAGGATACCAGCTTGCCTCAGCCATGAACTTCCGCTTCCCTCAGTGTGTGCCCACCCACCTGAAGACCCTCATCCCCAACGCCAGCACAGAGGCCATCGCCCTGATGAAGGACCTGCTCATGTGGGACCCTAAGAAAAGACCCACGGCCGTGCAG GCTCTGCGGTACCCTTACTTCCAGGTGGGTCAGGTGTTGGGGCCTCGGCCCGGGAGTGAGATACGCAAGGCCACGGTGAGGACTCAATCCCGAGGCTCATCAGAGCCCAAAGGTGAGCTGCAGTCGTCTTCAGCAGACTCCTCTGCCTGGACGTCTCAGGACAACCACCCCAAAGCTTCCAGCAGACACCACCAGGCCCCCCAACAGCCCCTCcagcagacagaccatcagattgACCAGACATCTCCACATGGCCAAGTCACTAACTCCAACACA AAGCCATCTGTCGTGGTGGGGACTGGGAGTGAGAACAGTGCAGCGGTGGGTCTGAAGAGCGGGCGGAGGCGCTGGGGCCAGACAGTGGTAAAGGCAACAGAGAGCTGGGATGAGTCAGAACTTTCTGAGAACTCCGTGTCCCACTCCAAGAAACCCAGCCTGGGCTCAGAGGAGGAGAAGGGCCCCAAGGACCATAGTAATCCGCA ATGCAAAGAGCAAAAACCGATATACTCCTTCAGCACTGTTACTAAGTTACCAAGCAATATTAAGAAGGGCCAAATGGACTCCAGTCTCCCGGGCTCCTCAGCCAGACAACATTACCTTAGTCAATCAAGATATCTGCCTG GGTTGATCGGCAAGAACTCTGTAGACAAGGAGCCCAGTGGGCCGACACTCCGAGATCTGTGGGACAACTCCACCAATGTCAACAGTAAACCCCTCGGCCCCATTGGAGCGGGTTTGTCCGTCACCAGAGTCAACGCAG GAAACTTTGTCAGTACAAAGTATAATCTGTCCGGAGGTTATGTTCCCTCCTTTCAGAAGAAAGAGGTCGGCTCTGTGGGTCAAAGGATCCAGCTTGCTCCTCTTGCCGGCCAGCACACAA TTGATCTTGCTACTCCTGATAACAAAAATGTCAAACCAAAACCTTCAAAGACAAAGTCCACCTCCACCATGCCCATGAGTGAAAACACTGAAG ATTATGACGGCTGGAAAAGGAGGGCGGACAAGCCTCAAATGAAAGGCCAGGACTACTCTGCCCTGGGGAAAACCTCTGGCAACCTTCTGACTAGAGGTCCACCTGTACAGCCAGTCCATGGGAGGGTAGACTGGGCATCCAAGTACGGAGGCAATCGGTAG